In Bacillus sp. Cs-700, one genomic interval encodes:
- a CDS encoding nucleotide sugar dehydrogenase yields the protein MTMVNAQLNAQAQDLLSKIENKTATIGVVGLGYVGLPLAVEKAKAGYNVIGFDVQEKRVGQVNEGINYIGDVVDEELAEYVEKKQLIATTDYSRIADVDAVAICVPTPLDIYRQPDTSYVESSSQEIAKHLHSGMLVVLESTTYPGTTLEILKPILEATGRVCGEDLFIAYSPERVDPGNKIYNTKNTPKVVGGITPSCTAVASAMYRNVLEGEVHEVSSPSVAEMEKILENTFRNINIALANEMAILCNKMDIDVWEVIDAAATKPYGFMPFYPGPGLGGHCIPIDPFYLTWKAREFDYHTRLIETAGEINNSMPDFVIDRCMQILNKDKKALNGARVVVLGVAYKKDIEDVRESPVLPILNQLEEAGADWIVADPHVKTFKLSETVSETATLDVELLENADLVLLATDHSSFDYEMIATHSPVLFDTRNAFKNVTKPEKYYKL from the coding sequence ATGACCATGGTTAATGCTCAATTGAATGCTCAGGCGCAGGATCTGTTATCTAAAATTGAAAACAAGACAGCAACGATCGGAGTTGTTGGACTAGGGTATGTTGGATTGCCCCTTGCCGTTGAAAAAGCAAAAGCTGGCTATAACGTTATAGGGTTTGATGTTCAGGAGAAGCGAGTAGGCCAGGTGAATGAAGGCATCAATTATATTGGTGATGTTGTAGACGAGGAGCTTGCAGAGTACGTTGAGAAAAAACAATTAATTGCAACAACAGATTATTCAAGAATTGCTGATGTAGACGCTGTGGCCATCTGTGTTCCAACGCCACTCGATATCTATCGTCAACCAGACACTTCTTACGTCGAAAGTTCGTCACAGGAGATCGCAAAACACCTTCATAGTGGCATGCTTGTTGTTCTCGAAAGTACAACTTACCCAGGTACAACGTTAGAAATACTAAAACCAATCTTAGAAGCAACGGGGCGTGTTTGTGGGGAAGATCTGTTTATTGCTTACTCTCCAGAACGTGTCGATCCGGGTAATAAAATTTATAATACGAAGAATACACCGAAAGTAGTCGGTGGAATTACCCCTTCCTGTACAGCTGTAGCGTCCGCAATGTATCGAAATGTTTTAGAAGGGGAAGTGCATGAAGTATCTAGTCCATCGGTAGCTGAGATGGAGAAGATCCTTGAAAATACATTCCGTAATATTAATATTGCACTCGCTAATGAAATGGCAATTCTTTGTAATAAGATGGATATCGACGTGTGGGAAGTCATTGATGCAGCTGCAACGAAACCTTATGGCTTTATGCCGTTCTATCCAGGCCCAGGTCTTGGCGGACATTGTATACCAATTGATCCTTTTTACCTTACTTGGAAAGCGAGAGAATTTGATTACCACACTCGACTAATTGAGACTGCGGGAGAAATAAATAATAGTATGCCTGATTTTGTCATTGATCGCTGTATGCAAATTCTAAATAAAGATAAAAAAGCATTGAATGGTGCAAGAGTAGTTGTACTTGGTGTAGCTTACAAAAAAGATATAGAAGACGTTCGAGAATCACCTGTCCTTCCAATTTTAAACCAACTAGAGGAAGCAGGGGCTGATTGGATTGTAGCAGACCCACACGTAAAGACGTTTAAACTTTCTGAAACAGTCTCTGAAACCGCGACACTTGATGTCGAACTTCTCGAAAATGCTGATCTAGTGTTACTTGCAACTGATCATTCTTCATTTGACTATGAAATGATCGCCACTCATAGCCCAGTATTGTTTGATACAAGAAATGCATTTAAAAACGTTACAAAACCAGAGAAATATTACAAACTATAA
- a CDS encoding glycosyltransferase family 4 protein, which translates to MKICHLTSVHQSMDTRILIKECQSLAEAGHSVSYIVPNAESRTELGVQIIGITSKEEKPLKRMRITTSKVLKKAIELDADLYHFHDPELIPVGLKLKKRGKLVVYDVHEDLPQQILSKQWIPKVLRKGISFASEKMERYSSKKFDAIVTATPHINKRFKKYNSMSTTIHNYPLLGELMGQDNKPVTFESETTFKVVYLGGIYLLRGIKEMIHAVEKVNKKTDLTFILGGSFAPPSLLDEVKLIPGWKYVDFRGYLNRDEVKVSLEEASAGLVLLHPEPRFIVSYPIKMFEYMSAGIPVIASNFPLWKEIVETNECGICVDPLNIEEVSNAMIWLKENPERAKQMGESGRRAIENSYNWEKESERLIDLYSSLKHK; encoded by the coding sequence ATGAAAATTTGTCACCTGACTTCTGTTCATCAATCGATGGACACAAGGATATTAATTAAAGAATGTCAATCCCTGGCGGAAGCAGGTCACTCCGTTAGTTATATTGTGCCAAATGCAGAATCAAGAACTGAGCTTGGCGTTCAGATTATTGGTATTACTTCAAAAGAAGAAAAACCTTTAAAGCGTATGAGGATAACAACATCTAAGGTTTTAAAAAAGGCGATCGAACTTGATGCTGATTTGTATCATTTTCATGATCCAGAACTTATACCTGTCGGACTGAAGTTGAAGAAACGAGGCAAATTAGTTGTATATGATGTTCATGAGGATCTCCCTCAACAAATTTTATCCAAGCAGTGGATCCCAAAAGTTCTTCGTAAAGGGATATCATTCGCATCGGAAAAAATGGAACGTTATTCTTCAAAAAAATTTGATGCGATCGTAACAGCAACACCTCACATTAATAAACGTTTTAAAAAATACAACAGCATGAGTACCACCATTCATAACTATCCATTACTTGGTGAATTAATGGGGCAAGATAATAAACCAGTAACATTTGAAAGTGAAACAACTTTCAAAGTGGTTTATTTAGGTGGCATTTATTTATTGCGAGGTATTAAAGAAATGATTCATGCTGTTGAAAAAGTGAATAAAAAAACGGACCTTACTTTTATTCTAGGTGGCTCCTTTGCTCCTCCTTCCCTTTTAGACGAGGTAAAGCTCATACCAGGATGGAAATACGTTGATTTTCGAGGGTATTTAAATCGAGATGAAGTAAAGGTTTCACTAGAAGAGGCTAGCGCAGGGCTTGTTCTTCTACATCCTGAACCTCGTTTTATCGTTTCATATCCTATTAAGATGTTTGAATATATGTCAGCGGGGATTCCAGTAATAGCATCGAACTTTCCGCTTTGGAAAGAGATTGTAGAAACAAATGAGTGTGGTATATGTGTGGATCCACTGAATATTGAAGAAGTTTCGAATGCAATGATATGGTTGAAAGAAAACCCAGAACG
- the wecB gene encoding UDP-N-acetylglucosamine 2-epimerase (non-hydrolyzing) has product MKIITVLGARPQFIKAAPVSRELRKVHTELIIHTGQHYDANMSDIFFEELEIPKPDFHLGVGSGNHGKQTGEMLTKIEEILVDEKPDYLLVYGDTNSTLAGSLAASKLHIPVIHIEAGLRSFNKKMPEEINRIMTDHVSDLLFCPTKTAVKNLENENILENVFNVGDVMYDAVDYNRNLAQEKSVVLNSHELTSKEYFLITIHRAENTDDKAKMKNILEALKRISEPKVWPIHPRTRQVIERFGFSLEAIPNLKVIEPVGYLDMLTLENHSKKILTDSGGVQKEAYFMKVPCITMREQTEWVETLEDNANILVGSNKEKIIEAVYREVYPEYKKLFGDGHAASKIVAVLK; this is encoded by the coding sequence ATGAAAATCATTACGGTTTTAGGTGCAAGACCGCAATTTATTAAAGCGGCACCTGTTTCTCGAGAACTAAGAAAAGTACATACGGAACTCATTATTCATACAGGCCAGCATTATGATGCTAATATGTCTGATATTTTCTTTGAAGAGCTAGAAATTCCAAAACCAGATTTTCATCTTGGAGTAGGTTCAGGCAATCACGGGAAACAGACTGGTGAAATGCTTACAAAAATTGAAGAGATTCTAGTTGATGAAAAGCCTGACTATTTGCTTGTCTATGGTGATACAAATTCAACCCTTGCAGGATCCCTAGCAGCTTCTAAACTACATATTCCCGTTATTCATATTGAGGCTGGTTTAAGAAGCTTTAATAAGAAAATGCCTGAAGAAATTAATCGAATTATGACGGATCACGTGTCAGACTTACTGTTTTGTCCTACTAAAACAGCCGTCAAAAATCTTGAAAATGAAAATATCCTTGAGAACGTTTTTAATGTTGGTGACGTGATGTATGATGCAGTTGATTATAATCGCAATCTGGCACAAGAGAAATCTGTCGTTCTTAACTCCCATGAGCTTACTTCAAAAGAATATTTTCTAATCACTATTCACCGAGCCGAAAATACTGATGATAAAGCAAAGATGAAAAACATTTTAGAAGCTTTGAAGCGAATTTCTGAGCCAAAAGTATGGCCTATTCATCCCCGAACACGCCAAGTTATTGAGAGGTTCGGCTTTAGTCTTGAAGCCATTCCTAATCTAAAAGTTATTGAACCAGTGGGCTACCTTGATATGCTTACTCTTGAAAACCATTCTAAGAAAATATTAACTGATTCTGGTGGTGTGCAGAAAGAGGCTTATTTTATGAAGGTGCCTTGTATCACAATGCGAGAGCAAACAGAATGGGTTGAAACTTTAGAAGATAATGCGAATATTCTAGTAGGTTCAAATAAAGAAAAAATCATTGAGGCGGTTTATAGAGAAGTATATCCAGAGTATAAAAAGCTCTTTGGAGATGGACATGCAGCTTCGAAAATTGTCGCTGTTCTTAAGTAA
- a CDS encoding glycosyltransferase family 4 protein has translation MKVMLLSQHFPPEVGAPQIRLYEVGKELQRRGHQVEVVTAFPHHPHGVIPDEYKKKFYQKDTYDGLTVHRSWIYPSPKGSFWRRLASYFSFTFSAFYSVLKAKSTDVIICNSPPLFLGLTGYFSSKIKRAKFVFNVADIWPESAVELGILKNKTFIRLATRLEYWLYRKAWKVAAATEGIEKYVVNKGKKENDVFLLPNGVNIKTFTRKSRNKKWVDKLDFEGKTVFTFAGRMGYAQGLEAVLKSISLVKDRDDIRFLFIGDGPEKDTLIQMKEELQLTNVVFHDSVPVTEMPDIYSITDYSLVSLKNLELFKGARPSKIFPALASGVPILYCGAGESVTLLESNKCGVVAEPENIEDIARKIRDCADLSTEDYENLSLNGREFVVKEYSWEKIVEDLLKELSN, from the coding sequence ATGAAGGTTATGTTATTAAGCCAGCATTTCCCTCCGGAGGTTGGTGCTCCACAGATTCGATTGTATGAAGTGGGTAAGGAACTTCAAAGGAGAGGGCATCAAGTAGAAGTTGTAACAGCATTCCCGCATCATCCTCATGGGGTGATACCTGATGAATACAAAAAGAAGTTTTATCAAAAAGATACTTACGATGGACTGACTGTTCATAGAAGTTGGATTTATCCCAGTCCTAAAGGAAGCTTTTGGAGACGCCTAGCATCGTATTTTTCTTTTACGTTTAGTGCTTTTTATTCAGTCTTAAAAGCAAAGTCAACAGATGTTATTATATGTAACTCTCCACCTCTTTTTTTAGGGTTAACAGGTTACTTTTCCTCAAAAATAAAAAGAGCAAAGTTTGTCTTTAACGTAGCAGATATTTGGCCAGAATCTGCAGTGGAGCTAGGCATATTGAAAAATAAGACATTTATTCGTTTGGCAACTAGATTAGAGTACTGGCTATATCGTAAAGCGTGGAAGGTTGCGGCAGCAACTGAAGGTATTGAAAAGTATGTCGTTAATAAAGGAAAGAAAGAAAATGATGTTTTCTTACTTCCAAATGGTGTTAACATTAAAACATTTACACGAAAATCTAGGAATAAAAAATGGGTCGATAAGCTCGATTTTGAAGGGAAAACCGTTTTTACCTTTGCAGGAAGGATGGGATATGCCCAGGGTCTTGAAGCGGTTCTTAAATCCATTTCTCTTGTTAAAGATCGTGATGATATAAGATTCTTGTTTATAGGGGATGGACCTGAAAAAGATACTCTTATTCAAATGAAGGAAGAACTTCAGTTAACGAATGTCGTTTTCCATGATTCAGTTCCTGTTACTGAAATGCCGGATATTTATTCAATTACAGATTATAGTCTCGTTTCACTGAAAAACCTTGAATTGTTTAAAGGAGCTCGTCCCTCAAAGATTTTCCCTGCATTGGCCTCAGGAGTTCCCATTCTTTATTGTGGGGCTGGAGAAAGTGTTACTTTGCTAGAAAGTAATAAATGTGGCGTTGTAGCAGAACCTGAAAATATTGAAGATATTGCACGAAAAATTAGAGATTGTGCGGATTTAAGTACAGAGGATTACGAGAATCTGTCTCTGAATGGCCGTGAATTTGTAGTTAAGGAATATTCATGGGAAAAAATTGTAGAAGATTTATTAAAGGAACTTTCCAACTAA
- a CDS encoding glycosyltransferase produces the protein MLTHILVVPSGYPENLIPYRGIFYKRQAESLNKSEQLRITVAYPEIWSIKTFGKQRDQSGISYREEDRIPTYRWKGFNYFANLPYTTESIFYNRLKKIYHKLVEEQGRPDIIHAHSCLWAGYAAAKLSKEEKIPLVITEHSSVFGRGLLKPYQKRLVEDALNQTSEVIAVGPRLQRELSEYTNKTIHVIPNAVDHSFFQVDIHPPEEPFRFLTIANLNRNKGIDLLIYAFEERFKGTNVELYIGGDGPNRQELEDLTVSKELSEQVHFLGALDKEQVKYEIGKSHVFVLPSRYETFGVVLVEALAAGKPIISTKCGGPEMIVSDINGKLVPVDDHQALSKAMVLLKDTYSDYRVDAIIADCKQRFSEESVNNQIEEIYNKVTKYDAKKIVM, from the coding sequence ATGTTGACACATATATTGGTTGTACCGTCCGGGTACCCTGAAAACCTCATTCCCTATCGCGGTATTTTCTATAAAAGGCAAGCAGAATCGCTTAATAAGTCTGAGCAACTGCGAATAACTGTAGCCTACCCAGAAATTTGGAGTATAAAAACGTTCGGGAAACAAAGAGATCAATCAGGAATAAGTTATCGTGAAGAAGATAGGATTCCCACATATCGGTGGAAAGGATTTAATTATTTTGCAAATCTACCATACACTACTGAAAGCATCTTCTATAACAGGCTAAAAAAAATCTATCATAAGCTAGTTGAAGAACAAGGAAGACCTGATATTATCCATGCCCATAGTTGTTTATGGGCGGGTTACGCAGCAGCAAAATTGAGTAAAGAAGAAAAAATCCCCCTTGTTATTACGGAGCATTCTTCTGTATTTGGACGAGGTCTACTAAAACCCTATCAAAAACGGTTGGTAGAAGATGCACTTAATCAGACAAGTGAAGTTATAGCGGTAGGTCCTAGACTTCAAAGAGAATTATCAGAGTACACAAATAAAACAATACATGTTATCCCGAATGCTGTTGATCATTCGTTCTTTCAAGTTGATATACACCCCCCTGAAGAGCCTTTTCGTTTTTTAACGATAGCTAACTTAAATCGGAATAAAGGCATTGATTTATTGATTTATGCATTTGAGGAGCGTTTTAAAGGGACTAATGTGGAATTGTACATAGGAGGAGATGGGCCAAACCGCCAAGAACTTGAAGATCTTACGGTATCCAAAGAACTGTCTGAGCAAGTTCACTTTTTAGGAGCCCTTGATAAAGAACAAGTGAAATATGAGATTGGAAAGTCACATGTGTTTGTTCTGCCAAGCAGATATGAAACTTTCGGGGTTGTTCTCGTAGAAGCTCTAGCTGCTGGTAAACCAATTATCTCAACAAAATGTGGTGGACCTGAGATGATTGTTTCTGATATTAATGGAAAGCTTGTTCCAGTAGATGATCATCAGGCGCTTTCTAAGGCAATGGTTCTACTTAAAGATACGTACAGTGATTATCGTGTTGATGCAATAATAGCAGATTGTAAACAGAGGTTTAGTGAAGAGTCTGTGAATAATCAAATAGAAGAAATTTATAATAAGGTAACGAAATATGACGCAAAAAAGATTGTGATGTGA